The Tepidibacter aestuarii genome contains a region encoding:
- a CDS encoding MarR family winged helix-turn-helix transcriptional regulator — translation MNKYRNYIVGYISTTRKKYQKFLEKELKEHNIDNIVPSHGSILSVLYKNNGKLSMKEISGLIRRDKSTVTSLCNKLVSFGYIKKEKCEQDRRVTYITLTQKGIDIKPEFEEISKKLIDTVYKGFTKEEEEMFYYLLNKINKNFDI, via the coding sequence ATGAATAAATATAGAAACTATATTGTAGGGTACATAAGCACTACAAGAAAGAAATATCAGAAATTTTTGGAAAAAGAACTAAAGGAACATAATATAGATAATATAGTACCATCCCATGGTTCTATATTATCTGTTTTATATAAAAATAATGGAAAGTTAAGTATGAAGGAAATATCTGGGCTTATAAGAAGAGATAAATCTACTGTTACATCTTTATGTAATAAATTAGTTTCTTTTGGTTACATTAAAAAAGAAAAATGTGAACAAGATAGAAGAGTAACTTATATAACTTTAACTCAAAAAGGTATTGATATAAAACCTGAATTTGAAGAAATATCTAAAAAATTAATAGATACTGTATATAAAGGATTTACTAAAGAAGAAGAAGAGATGTTTTATTATTTACTTAATAAGATTAATAAAAATTTTGACATATAA
- a CDS encoding sigma-70 family RNA polymerase sigma factor: protein MDEVELKIQVKKLYKKIDEVLTLREKEIVELRYGLTKSGYKTQREIAQKLDISRSYVSRIEKRALKKLKKEFNLQKGH, encoded by the coding sequence ATTGATGAAGTTGAACTTAAAATACAAGTCAAAAAATTATATAAAAAAATAGACGAGGTATTGACACTCAGAGAAAAGGAAATAGTAGAACTGAGGTATGGACTTACTAAAAGTGGTTATAAAACTCAAAGGGAAATAGCTCAAAAATTAGATATATCTAGGTCGTATGTATCTAGAATAGAAAAAAGAGCTTTAAAAAAGCTTAAAAAAGAATTTAATTTACAAAAAGGACATTAA
- a CDS encoding 2-hydroxyacyl-CoA dehydratase, which translates to MNNLLHMGFDIGSTTVKVILIDEYDNIVFKKYKRHYSDITKTIKELINDAFYEFKDFSITSMITGSGGLSIAKLLNLEFIQEVVACTKAIQSSSDDVDACIELGGEDAKITFFEGSIEQRMNGTCAGGTGAFIDQMSSLINTDAKGLNELARNYKHIYPVAARCGVFAKSDIQPLINQGVCKEDIAASILQAVVNQTITGLSCGKTIKGRVMFLGGPLHFLSELRKRFKETLKLSDNEVIFPKNAQFYVALGAAIESKKKNIIKFKTLKNNLHKLDDLKMIKSSNIKPLFNDKYELDEFRKRHNKNKIKKNDIKTYKGNCYLGIDAGSTTTKVALIDDSGNLLYSFYGLNEGRPLEFAVEILKNMYSELPEQANVVYSTSTGYGEELLKSALSMDYGEVETVAHYNAAKYFLPNVDFILDIGGQDMKCLKIKNGVIDDIMLNEACSSGCGSFIETFAKSLNMDVETFSDKALMAKMPVDLGSRCTVFMNSKVKQAQKEGYNISDISAGLSYSVIKNALYKVIKIKDTNELGDNIVVQGGTFYNDAILRCIEKILQKEVIRPDISGLMGAYGAAIISRSRYYDGYKTTLLKEKELKVFVVKTISTRCKKCSNNCSITINKFPNGKKFISGNRCEKGANQTMSQDAFNMYEYKYNKIFNYIPIDKEKVKRGTVGIPRVLNIYENYPFWFTFFNELGFRVEISPHSSSKIYELGMDSIPSESTCYPAKMVHGHITYLVKKGVDFIFYPCIAHEKREFKNTNNNFNCPVVTSYSEVIKNNMDIIKYNNVKFMNPFIPYNNKKRLIKRMHDILSDFNISKQEIDIAVNKAWDEDIKVKNDIRKKGEEIVKYLQENSKIGIVLAGRPYHIDPQINHGIQNIITSNSIYVLTEDSVSHLGKIKTPLRALDQWMYHSRLYLAASYVKDNDNLELIQLNSFGCGLDAVTSDQVKEILDNKIYTLIKIDEVNNLGAANIRIRSLISAIKEKNKNIKKYESNNNGKIVFTKEMKKNHTILCPQMSPIHFKFIQEAFKSEGYNLEVIESMDRKCIDEGLKYVNNDACYPSIIVIGQMINALKSNKYDIDNTSIMITQTGGGCRASNYIGFLRKALRDSGFNNIPVISANLSGIEKNPGFKMSISLMKKVTMACIYGDLFMRVLYKTRPYEKIAGSANELYDDLTLKCFENIRDGKMGQFKKNIKNIIHDFDNLEIAYEPKPKVGLVGEILVKYHPLANNNIVDMLENEGAEVVVLDLIDFFLYSIYGNIYRYEYLSGKKLNKDLSKIIIDFVEYIRDYIRKNLNKSKNFNSPKKIYELANKASSVVSLGNQTGEGWLLTAEMIELIEDGVENIVCMQPFACLPNHITGKGVIKELKNRYPKSNIVAVDYDPGASEVNQINRIKLMLSTAFENIK; encoded by the coding sequence ATGAATAATTTATTGCATATGGGGTTTGATATAGGATCTACTACAGTTAAAGTAATTTTAATAGATGAATATGATAATATAGTTTTTAAAAAATATAAAAGGCATTATTCAGATATAACAAAAACTATTAAAGAACTTATAAATGATGCATTTTATGAGTTTAAAGATTTTAGTATAACTAGCATGATAACGGGTTCTGGAGGTCTTAGTATAGCTAAGCTTTTAAATTTAGAGTTTATTCAAGAAGTTGTAGCGTGTACAAAGGCAATTCAATCTAGTTCTGATGATGTTGATGCTTGTATAGAGCTTGGAGGTGAAGATGCCAAGATAACTTTCTTTGAAGGCTCAATAGAACAAAGAATGAATGGGACCTGTGCAGGAGGTACTGGAGCATTTATAGATCAAATGTCGTCTTTAATAAATACAGATGCTAAGGGCCTTAATGAGCTTGCTAGAAACTATAAACACATATATCCAGTTGCTGCTAGATGTGGAGTATTTGCGAAAAGTGATATACAACCTCTTATAAATCAAGGAGTTTGCAAGGAAGATATAGCAGCTTCTATATTGCAAGCTGTTGTTAATCAAACAATAACAGGACTTTCTTGTGGAAAAACTATAAAGGGGAGAGTAATGTTTTTAGGGGGGCCACTTCACTTTTTATCAGAGCTTAGAAAAAGATTTAAAGAAACCTTAAAGCTAAGTGATAATGAAGTTATATTTCCTAAAAATGCCCAGTTTTATGTAGCACTGGGAGCGGCTATAGAATCTAAGAAGAAGAACATAATAAAATTTAAAACCTTGAAAAATAATCTACATAAATTAGATGATTTAAAAATGATAAAATCATCAAATATAAAACCCTTATTTAACGATAAATACGAACTTGATGAGTTTAGAAAAAGACACAATAAAAATAAAATTAAAAAAAATGATATTAAAACATATAAGGGAAACTGTTATTTAGGAATAGATGCGGGATCTACAACCACCAAGGTTGCTCTTATCGATGATAGTGGGAATTTATTATATTCATTTTATGGATTAAATGAAGGAAGACCTCTTGAATTCGCAGTTGAAATATTAAAGAACATGTATTCTGAATTACCAGAACAAGCTAATGTAGTGTATTCAACTTCAACAGGATATGGAGAAGAATTATTAAAATCAGCTTTATCTATGGACTATGGAGAAGTTGAGACAGTTGCACATTATAATGCAGCCAAATATTTTTTACCGAATGTAGATTTTATTTTAGATATTGGTGGACAAGACATGAAATGCTTAAAAATAAAGAATGGTGTAATAGACGACATAATGTTAAATGAAGCTTGTTCATCAGGATGTGGTTCCTTTATAGAAACGTTTGCAAAATCTCTTAATATGGATGTTGAGACGTTTTCTGATAAGGCATTAATGGCAAAAATGCCAGTTGATTTAGGATCAAGATGTACTGTATTTATGAATTCAAAAGTAAAACAGGCTCAAAAAGAAGGGTATAATATATCTGATATATCAGCTGGGCTTTCATATTCTGTAATAAAAAATGCTCTTTATAAAGTTATAAAGATAAAAGATACAAATGAATTAGGTGATAATATAGTAGTTCAAGGTGGCACTTTTTACAATGATGCTATACTTAGATGTATTGAAAAAATACTACAAAAAGAAGTTATAAGGCCTGATATATCAGGCCTTATGGGGGCATACGGTGCGGCTATAATATCCAGAAGTAGATATTACGATGGATATAAAACGACTCTTTTAAAAGAAAAAGAGTTAAAAGTATTCGTAGTCAAAACTATATCTACAAGGTGTAAAAAATGCTCAAATAACTGTTCAATTACTATAAATAAATTTCCAAATGGGAAAAAATTCATATCTGGAAATAGGTGTGAAAAGGGTGCTAATCAAACGATGTCTCAAGATGCATTTAACATGTATGAATACAAATATAATAAAATATTCAATTATATTCCTATTGATAAAGAAAAAGTAAAAAGGGGAACTGTGGGGATACCTAGAGTTCTTAATATATATGAAAACTATCCATTTTGGTTCACCTTCTTTAACGAATTAGGATTTAGAGTAGAAATATCACCTCATTCATCAAGTAAAATTTATGAGCTTGGGATGGATAGCATACCATCTGAATCAACTTGCTATCCAGCTAAAATGGTTCACGGTCATATAACATATCTAGTAAAAAAAGGAGTGGATTTTATATTCTATCCTTGTATAGCTCATGAAAAAAGAGAATTCAAAAATACAAACAATAACTTTAATTGTCCTGTAGTAACATCTTATTCTGAAGTCATAAAGAACAATATGGATATAATAAAGTATAATAATGTAAAATTTATGAATCCATTTATACCCTATAATAATAAAAAAAGACTTATAAAGAGGATGCATGATATATTAAGTGATTTTAATATATCAAAACAAGAAATAGATATAGCGGTAAATAAGGCATGGGATGAAGACATCAAAGTTAAAAATGATATAAGAAAAAAAGGAGAAGAAATTGTAAAATACTTACAAGAGAATTCTAAGATAGGTATAGTTTTAGCTGGTAGACCATATCATATAGATCCTCAAATAAATCATGGAATACAAAATATAATAACATCTAATTCTATATATGTTTTAACGGAGGATAGTGTATCGCATCTAGGAAAAATTAAAACTCCTCTAAGAGCATTAGATCAATGGATGTATCATTCAAGACTTTATTTAGCTGCAAGCTATGTTAAGGATAATGATAATTTAGAGCTTATACAGCTTAATTCATTTGGTTGTGGACTTGATGCCGTAACCAGCGATCAGGTTAAGGAAATACTTGATAATAAGATATATACTTTAATCAAGATAGATGAGGTAAATAATCTAGGTGCTGCTAACATAAGGATAAGATCATTAATATCTGCAATTAAAGAAAAAAATAAGAATATAAAAAAATATGAATCAAATAATAATGGTAAAATAGTATTTACTAAGGAAATGAAGAAAAATCACACTATATTATGCCCCCAAATGTCTCCGATACATTTTAAGTTTATACAAGAGGCGTTTAAAAGCGAAGGATATAATCTTGAAGTGATAGAATCTATGGATAGAAAGTGTATAGATGAAGGACTTAAATACGTAAACAACGATGCATGCTATCCTTCAATAATAGTTATAGGCCAGATGATAAACGCTTTAAAATCTAATAAATATGATATAGATAACACATCAATAATGATAACTCAAACAGGTGGAGGATGTAGAGCTAGTAATTATATAGGATTTTTGAGAAAGGCTCTAAGAGATTCAGGATTTAATAATATTCCTGTTATTTCTGCAAATCTATCTGGAATTGAGAAAAACCCTGGGTTTAAGATGAGTATTTCTCTTATGAAAAAGGTTACCATGGCCTGTATATATGGTGATTTATTCATGAGAGTATTATACAAAACTAGACCTTATGAGAAAATTGCAGGTTCTGCAAATGAATTATATGATGATTTGACCTTAAAATGTTTTGAAAATATTAGAGATGGAAAGATGGGTCAATTCAAAAAAAATATAAAGAATATAATACATGATTTTGACAATTTAGAAATAGCGTATGAACCAAAGCCGAAAGTCGGATTGGTAGGAGAGATATTAGTTAAATACCATCCTTTAGCTAACAATAATATAGTTGATATGTTAGAAAATGAAGGAGCAGAGGTTGTGGTTTTAGATCTTATAGATTTTTTCCTATACAGTATATATGGAAATATATACAGATATGAATATTTATCAGGCAAAAAATTAAATAAAGATTTGAGCAAAATAATAATAGATTTTGTAGAATATATAAGAGACTACATAAGAAAAAATCTAAATAAAAGCAAAAATTTTAATTCTCCAAAGAAGATATATGAACTAGCTAATAAGGCAAGCTCGGTTGTATCACTTGGAAATCAGACAGGAGAAGGGTGGCTTTTAACTGCAGAAATGATAGAACTTATAGAAGATGGTGTTGAAAATATAGTATGTATGCAGCCTTTTGCTTGTCTTCCAAATCATATAACTGGGAAAGGAGTAATAAAAGAACTTAAAAATAGATATCCAAAATCAAATATAGTAGCTGTAGATTATGATCCTGGTGCAAGTGAAGTTAATCAAATAAACAGAATAAAACTTATGTTATCAACTGCATTTGAAAATATAAAATAA
- a CDS encoding Na+/H+ antiporter NhaC family protein: protein MDHFGLLSIIPPIMAILLAFITRQVLPALFISIWIGATIICDGNFILGFAKTIQDYIAGSIASPWNAGIITFDIALGGMIGIIAKSGGAKAIADWLSKKASTAKSGQFATWAMGLIIFFDDYSNTLLVGNTMRPLTDKLKISREKLSYICDSTAAPVASMSLISTWIAYELGLLRDCFSAIDVNMNAYSAFIQSIPYRFYSITALFFVLAVCLSGRDYGPMLKAEVRARKTGKLVADGSTPLASRELTDMKIKENIPLRWYNALIPVFTVVVMVIVGLYINGYSSIMNGEDQELIKAISAHPYSFLSVRDIIGNSNAAVAMMWAAFTGTIVAMLLVISQKILTFSEAMEAWVDGAKSLVMALMVLVAAWGIGKMCKDLGTAHFLVSILQGNVSAKIIPLVVFILGCIIAFSTGTSWGTTAILMPIAVPLAYQLSGGEVGSLLFATIGAVFTGAVFGDNCSPISDTTIMSSMACASDHIDHVKTQMPYAITVAIIATIVGYVPAAFGVNPIISILVAIILAFTVVRVFGKKVDDVVKNE from the coding sequence ATGGATCATTTCGGATTATTATCTATAATCCCACCTATAATGGCTATACTCTTAGCTTTTATAACAAGGCAGGTTCTGCCGGCTTTATTCATAAGTATATGGATAGGCGCCACTATAATCTGTGACGGTAACTTCATATTAGGATTTGCAAAGACTATTCAAGACTATATAGCAGGTTCTATAGCCAGTCCATGGAATGCTGGTATAATAACATTTGATATAGCACTTGGAGGTATGATTGGTATTATAGCTAAATCAGGAGGTGCTAAAGCAATTGCTGATTGGCTTTCTAAAAAAGCTAGTACTGCTAAAAGCGGACAATTTGCAACATGGGCTATGGGGCTTATTATATTCTTTGATGATTATTCCAATACGTTATTAGTAGGAAATACTATGAGACCACTCACTGATAAGCTTAAAATTTCTAGAGAAAAATTATCCTATATTTGTGACTCTACAGCAGCTCCTGTTGCTAGTATGTCTTTAATTTCAACATGGATAGCATACGAATTAGGTCTTTTAAGAGATTGTTTTTCAGCTATAGATGTCAATATGAATGCCTATTCAGCTTTTATTCAGTCAATTCCATATAGATTTTATAGCATAACTGCTTTGTTCTTTGTATTGGCTGTTTGTCTTTCAGGACGAGACTACGGTCCTATGCTAAAAGCAGAGGTCAGAGCTAGAAAAACAGGAAAATTAGTTGCAGATGGATCTACTCCACTTGCATCAAGAGAATTAACTGATATGAAAATAAAAGAGAATATTCCACTTAGATGGTATAATGCATTAATTCCAGTATTTACAGTGGTTGTTATGGTAATAGTAGGTCTTTATATAAATGGATACAGTTCAATAATGAATGGTGAAGACCAAGAACTTATAAAAGCTATTAGTGCACATCCTTATTCTTTCTTATCAGTAAGAGATATCATAGGTAATTCTAATGCAGCAGTTGCTATGATGTGGGCAGCATTTACAGGAACTATAGTTGCTATGTTACTGGTTATATCTCAAAAAATACTTACATTTTCTGAAGCTATGGAAGCTTGGGTTGACGGAGCTAAATCTTTGGTTATGGCTCTTATGGTTTTAGTTGCAGCTTGGGGTATTGGTAAAATGTGTAAAGATTTAGGTACTGCACATTTCTTAGTTAGTATTTTACAAGGAAATGTTTCAGCAAAAATAATACCTTTAGTAGTGTTTATACTTGGATGTATAATAGCTTTTTCAACAGGAACATCTTGGGGTACAACTGCTATTTTAATGCCTATTGCTGTTCCTCTTGCTTATCAGCTAAGTGGTGGAGAAGTTGGAAGTTTGCTATTTGCTACAATAGGTGCTGTATTTACAGGTGCTGTATTTGGAGATAACTGCTCACCTATATCCGATACTACTATAATGAGCTCTATGGCTTGTGCTTCTGATCATATAGACCATGTTAAAACACAAATGCCTTACGCTATAACAGTGGCGATAATAGCAACTATTGTTGGATATGTGCCTGCTGCATTTGGTGTTAATCCTATAATCTCTATATTGGTTGCTATCATATTAGCATTTACTGTAGTTAGAGTATTCGGTAAAAAAGTCGATGATGTTGTAAAAAATGAATAA